A portion of the Bacillus thuringiensis genome contains these proteins:
- a CDS encoding DUF1453 family protein, which produces MDILLVILIIVLMQSKERKVKINRIWLIPALLCFVTIQSIIHAGQITLLQGLLFVVMLGIGLGLGIIRGRALTFRVDSETGHVLRKGNWVSTIILLVILGAKIMIKQSMFSGSTHQTLMVVTNAFLCITLGTVISRRYYIWKKYNELTQKT; this is translated from the coding sequence ATGGATATTTTACTTGTTATTCTTATTATTGTTTTGATGCAAAGTAAAGAACGAAAAGTGAAAATAAACCGTATTTGGCTCATTCCGGCTTTGTTGTGCTTTGTAACAATCCAGTCCATTATTCATGCGGGACAAATAACTTTGTTGCAAGGACTACTGTTTGTTGTAATGCTTGGAATCGGCTTAGGTCTTGGAATTATACGAGGAAGAGCTTTAACATTTCGAGTAGATAGTGAAACAGGTCATGTACTACGAAAAGGAAATTGGGTAAGTACAATAATCCTTCTTGTTATTTTAGGAGCAAAAATTATGATTAAACAAAGTATGTTTTCTGGTAGTACGCACCAGACATTAATGGTTGTAACAAACGCCTTTTTATGTATTACATTAGGCACTGTGATTAGTAGACGTTATTATATTTGGAAAAAATATAATGAATTAACACAAAAAACGTAA
- a CDS encoding GrpB family protein, with translation MNQQIVIKAYQKDWVEEYIKEKEKFCSLLGQEIIAVEHIGSTAVAGLGAKPLIDMMIGVTDLQITENWIEILSEIGYEFVPKEATNWRFFRKGKWRAGTHHLHVYIYNSYEWRNNILFRDFLISHEWARKEYRELKEMLAITYAFDRVSYTKAKAPFIQNIIKLAKKNQ, from the coding sequence ATGAATCAACAAATTGTTATTAAAGCATATCAAAAAGACTGGGTTGAAGAGTATATAAAAGAAAAAGAGAAATTCTGTTCCTTGTTAGGACAAGAAATAATTGCTGTTGAACATATAGGAAGCACTGCAGTAGCAGGATTAGGAGCTAAACCTCTTATTGATATGATGATTGGCGTAACAGACTTGCAAATAACTGAAAACTGGATTGAAATTCTATCGGAAATTGGATATGAGTTTGTTCCAAAAGAAGCTACGAATTGGCGTTTTTTTAGAAAGGGAAAATGGAGAGCGGGTACTCATCATTTGCATGTTTATATTTATAATAGTTACGAGTGGAGAAACAATATTTTATTTCGTGACTTTCTAATAAGCCATGAATGGGCACGTAAAGAATATAGAGAATTAAAAGAGATGCTTGCTATTACATATGCTTTTGATCGTGTCTCATATACAAAGGCGAAAGCGCCGTTTATTCAAAATATAATAAAGTTAGCTAAAAAAAATCAATAG
- a CDS encoding MFS transporter gives MKNLLKDWKYPLLLLSGVGIANLGAWIYLIALNVLVYNMGGSALAVATLYVIKPLATLFTNAWSGSMIDRLNKRKLMIHLDIYRALFIAILPLLPSLWIVYVFVFFISMASAIYEPTAMTYMTKLIPVEQRQRFNSLRSLIGSGAFLIGPAIAGGLLIAGTPEFAIYINAIAFLLSGFITLLLPNLDKKEASDTTSNTLSLTVLKKDWNTVINFSRKHVYVVCVYFLFQSMFVLATATDSLELSFAKEVLLLTDSEYGFLVSIAGAGFILGAITNTILSKKLAPSLLIGIGSLFIAIGYLIYAFSNVFLIAAIGFFILSFSMAYANTGFYTFYQNNVPVHIMGRIGSIYGLVIALVTIFITIVSGVATQFISIQLVVIVGSLIMLFITIVLCVFTLFPSQSKLYSTESIK, from the coding sequence ATGAAAAACTTACTTAAAGATTGGAAATATCCTTTATTACTACTGTCCGGAGTTGGTATTGCGAATTTAGGGGCATGGATTTACTTAATAGCACTGAATGTACTTGTCTATAATATGGGTGGCTCAGCCTTAGCTGTTGCTACTTTATATGTAATAAAACCATTAGCCACTTTATTTACAAACGCTTGGTCTGGGAGTATGATTGATCGTTTAAACAAACGGAAATTAATGATTCACCTCGATATATATCGTGCGTTATTTATCGCTATTTTACCTTTACTTCCGTCACTTTGGATTGTTTATGTATTCGTATTCTTTATAAGTATGGCCAGTGCAATTTATGAGCCAACTGCTATGACGTATATGACGAAATTAATTCCAGTAGAGCAAAGACAACGTTTCAACTCATTACGTAGTTTAATAGGATCTGGTGCATTTTTAATTGGTCCAGCAATAGCAGGGGGATTATTAATTGCAGGTACACCAGAGTTTGCTATATATATAAATGCTATAGCATTTCTCTTATCAGGATTCATTACATTACTTTTACCTAATCTTGATAAGAAAGAAGCTTCGGATACAACAAGTAATACATTATCTCTTACAGTATTAAAAAAAGATTGGAACACTGTTATAAATTTTAGTAGAAAACATGTATATGTCGTATGCGTGTACTTCTTATTTCAAAGTATGTTCGTATTAGCAACCGCTACTGATTCACTTGAACTATCGTTTGCGAAAGAGGTATTACTACTAACAGATAGTGAATATGGTTTTCTAGTTAGTATAGCTGGTGCAGGATTTATTTTAGGTGCCATAACAAATACAATTTTGTCAAAGAAATTAGCACCTTCACTTCTAATTGGAATAGGATCATTATTCATTGCAATTGGTTATTTAATTTATGCTTTTTCAAATGTATTTTTAATAGCTGCTATTGGATTCTTTATTTTATCTTTCTCTATGGCATATGCAAATACAGGATTTTATACGTTTTACCAAAATAACGTTCCCGTTCATATAATGGGACGGATCGGAAGTATATATGGACTTGTTATTGCGTTAGTAACAATCTTTATTACAATAGTATCTGGTGTTGCGACTCAGTTCATTTCTATACAACTTGTAGTTATTGTAGGTTCATTGATCATGTTATTTATTACTATCGTCTTGTGTGTGTTTACGTTATTCCCATCACAATCTAAGTTGTATTCTACTGAATCAATAAAGTGA
- a CDS encoding zinc-binding dehydrogenase — protein MKAIVHQYKTGFDGVEYKISPGRTLNDGEVKVKLKSAGLNHRDLFIMNNRKEMQLPLILGSDGAGIVTEIGNGVSDNILHTEVIINPSIGWEHATEVPELPEVLGGPKDGTFAEYVIVPAENVVEKPSYLTWEESGVLSLSALTAYRALFTKGRLKCGEHVLIPGIGGGVATFSMLFAKAIGAKVSVTSRVENKMELAEKYGADISFHSAGNWGESLQGEKVDLIIDSIGPATFLKYFDVLKPNGRIVNFGASSGDKIELPLRALFYNQIDIMGTSMGSREEFNEMIKFIEKHQIKPIIDKVYSLEEAISALSRMEIGEQFGNIVLQMN, from the coding sequence ATGAAAGCTATCGTACATCAATATAAAACTGGATTTGACGGTGTAGAATATAAAATATCACCTGGGAGAACACTTAATGATGGGGAAGTTAAAGTGAAATTAAAATCAGCAGGTTTAAATCATCGGGATTTATTTATTATGAATAATAGAAAAGAAATGCAATTACCTTTAATCTTAGGATCAGATGGTGCAGGTATTGTTACGGAAATTGGAAATGGTGTTTCTGATAACATACTACATACAGAAGTTATTATTAATCCTAGTATTGGATGGGAACATGCTACTGAAGTACCGGAGTTACCGGAAGTGCTAGGTGGACCAAAAGATGGAACGTTTGCTGAATATGTAATTGTACCAGCTGAAAATGTAGTAGAAAAGCCGTCATATCTTACTTGGGAAGAATCAGGTGTTTTATCTTTATCCGCATTAACTGCATATAGAGCGCTTTTTACAAAAGGTAGATTGAAGTGCGGCGAACACGTTTTAATTCCGGGAATAGGCGGTGGTGTTGCTACTTTTTCCATGTTATTCGCGAAAGCAATCGGCGCAAAAGTGAGTGTTACTTCAAGGGTAGAGAATAAAATGGAACTTGCTGAAAAATATGGTGCAGATATTTCGTTTCATAGTGCCGGAAATTGGGGAGAGAGCTTACAAGGTGAAAAAGTAGATTTAATAATAGATAGTATAGGTCCGGCAACTTTTTTGAAATATTTTGATGTATTAAAACCAAATGGAAGAATCGTGAATTTTGGTGCAAGCTCAGGAGATAAAATTGAATTACCATTACGCGCATTATTTTATAATCAAATTGATATTATGGGAACATCCATGGGTAGCCGTGAGGAATTTAATGAGATGATAAAGTTTATAGAAAAACATCAAATTAAACCAATTATTGATAAAGTTTACTCGTTAGAAGAAGCAATTAGTGCGCTAAGCCGTATGGAGATTGGAGAACAATTCGGAAATATTGTACTTCAAATGAATTAA
- a CDS encoding HAMP domain-containing histidine kinase, translating into MIKNIVFRIRNLPIKWKLTLWSTTLVFILFILYSALQFIVINKWTIDYEQKQINRQVTEIAAYFQDKNDTLSSKTFENSKEFLNNMIDKHQMIRIIDMNGEPIITVSRDFNETWIKPKQVIKDETFIKRHLEDRILVKRIPIKTKDFTGTIELTKNLEIFDHLLKIILVVMVIAGIFGLIFSFLGGILITKKLLSSVQSITDTMKRIKKNGLNERVPVRENNDELAKLALLFNEMMDEVETSFTQQKQFVEDASHELRTPLTIIHGHLAMLNRWGKSDPAVLDKSLQSSLKEVDRLNKLVSELLELSRAESEQLHPIAAEPVHVNSVLKHVTQNFVVLQSDFQFDMKFGDDAAYVSMPSSYLEQIIIIIMDNAVKYTKEINKYICIESSLQSGKVKICVIDHGAGIPESDLPFVLNRFYRVDKARSRKQGGNGLGLSIAKRLVEKYNGNIQIESKENEGTIVTITLPCIIK; encoded by the coding sequence ATGATAAAAAATATTGTGTTTCGAATTCGAAATCTACCTATAAAGTGGAAACTAACACTTTGGTCCACTACACTAGTATTTATTTTATTCATTTTATATAGTGCATTACAGTTTATTGTAATTAATAAGTGGACTATAGATTATGAACAGAAACAAATAAATAGGCAAGTGACGGAAATAGCGGCATATTTCCAAGATAAAAATGATACCCTTTCGAGTAAAACATTTGAAAATAGTAAAGAGTTTCTAAACAATATGATTGATAAGCATCAAATGATTCGTATTATTGACATGAATGGGGAGCCGATTATTACTGTTTCACGAGATTTTAATGAAACGTGGATAAAACCGAAGCAGGTTATAAAAGATGAGACATTTATAAAAAGGCATTTAGAAGATCGAATATTAGTTAAGCGCATACCAATAAAAACGAAAGACTTTACTGGCACTATTGAACTTACGAAAAACCTAGAGATATTTGATCATTTATTAAAAATTATTTTAGTGGTAATGGTTATTGCTGGAATATTCGGATTGATATTTAGTTTTTTAGGCGGGATACTTATAACGAAGAAACTATTATCAAGTGTCCAAAGTATAACAGATACGATGAAACGTATTAAGAAAAATGGACTAAATGAACGAGTTCCAGTACGAGAAAATAACGATGAGCTTGCAAAATTAGCACTTCTTTTTAACGAGATGATGGATGAAGTAGAAACTTCTTTTACACAACAGAAACAGTTTGTTGAAGACGCATCTCATGAATTAAGAACACCGTTAACAATTATTCATGGGCACTTAGCGATGTTAAATCGATGGGGGAAAAGTGATCCAGCAGTATTAGATAAATCTCTTCAATCTAGTTTAAAGGAAGTAGATCGTTTAAATAAATTAGTTTCAGAATTGCTAGAACTATCAAGAGCTGAATCTGAACAATTGCATCCAATAGCAGCTGAGCCAGTCCATGTAAATAGCGTATTAAAACATGTTACACAAAACTTTGTAGTACTTCAAAGTGATTTTCAATTTGATATGAAATTTGGGGATGATGCAGCTTATGTGTCAATGCCATCATCTTACTTAGAACAAATTATTATTATCATAATGGATAATGCAGTTAAGTATACAAAAGAGATTAATAAATATATTTGCATAGAATCTAGTTTACAATCAGGGAAAGTTAAAATTTGTGTAATAGATCATGGAGCGGGAATACCTGAATCCGATTTACCATTTGTTCTTAATCGGTTTTACCGAGTTGACAAAGCGAGAAGTCGAAAACAAGGTGGTAACGGGCTAGGCTTGTCTATTGCCAAACGACTTGTAGAAAAATATAACGGAAATATTCAAATAGAGAGTAAAGAAAATGAAGGAACAATCGTTACGATTACATTACCTTGTATAATAAAATAA
- a CDS encoding ester cyclase, protein MKPEIIIRNFFKEVRSGINPDFSNRYMANKVLAHQVISEEEQTVYRSPKDYAEHVREMIEVYGNFSLEIQELLVQDSKVYVRWKQVGTHIGEIDGYEPTGLPIIQIASAVYRIENGKISEYWIQIDRSGIQNQLECNKNIQ, encoded by the coding sequence ATGAAACCGGAAATAATTATCAGAAATTTCTTTAAAGAAGTGCGTTCAGGGATTAATCCAGATTTTTCAAATCGATATATGGCAAATAAAGTATTGGCACATCAAGTTATATCTGAAGAGGAACAAACAGTATACAGATCGCCGAAAGACTACGCTGAGCATGTAAGAGAGATGATTGAAGTATATGGGAATTTCTCTTTAGAAATTCAAGAATTATTAGTACAAGATAGTAAAGTATATGTACGCTGGAAACAAGTAGGTACACACATAGGAGAAATAGATGGGTATGAACCTACAGGTCTCCCTATAATTCAAATAGCAAGTGCAGTGTATAGAATAGAAAATGGGAAAATTTCAGAGTATTGGATTCAAATTGATAGATCAGGAATTCAAAATCAATTAGAGTGCAATAAGAATATTCAATAA
- a CDS encoding undecaprenyl-diphosphatase, whose amino-acid sequence MNYTVFQWFNNFAGSSKLLDTLMVAITNSAAYVAILFMLILWFNNGKKEKAIRKQYTVLYTTLSVIIALLVNVLIHAVYYHPRPFVSHDVHQLVPHAADSSFVSDHSVLVFSIAFVFILRGEKLKYIALLWAVLVGISRMYVGVHYPLDILGAAFLTLITSALVMQSTRMFEPIAKLVFKMYALVARRIPFLAKYNHIA is encoded by the coding sequence ATGAATTACACAGTATTTCAGTGGTTTAATAATTTTGCTGGTTCATCCAAACTATTAGATACGCTAATGGTTGCTATTACAAATAGCGCTGCATACGTAGCCATTCTATTTATGCTTATCTTATGGTTTAATAATGGAAAGAAAGAGAAAGCAATTAGAAAACAATATACAGTTTTATATACGACGCTTTCGGTTATTATTGCATTATTAGTAAATGTTCTTATACACGCGGTATATTACCATCCGCGTCCGTTCGTATCACATGATGTACATCAATTAGTACCACATGCAGCAGATTCATCATTCGTTAGTGATCATTCTGTACTTGTATTTTCAATCGCCTTCGTATTTATTCTTAGAGGAGAAAAACTGAAATACATCGCGCTATTATGGGCAGTGTTAGTCGGTATATCACGTATGTACGTAGGTGTTCATTATCCTTTAGATATACTTGGTGCAGCATTCTTAACACTTATTACGAGCGCTTTAGTAATGCAAAGTACACGTATGTTTGAACCAATAGCGAAACTTGTATTCAAAATGTATGCATTAGTAGCGAGACGAATTCCTTTCTTAGCGAAATATAATCATATCGCGTAA
- a CDS encoding response regulator transcription factor: protein MQHILIIEDEESLADFLELELKYEGYQVDIQLDGRKGLSAALEKNYDLILLDLMLPGLNGLEVCRRLRATKNTPIIMLTARDSIMDRVTGLDSGADDYLPKPFAIEELLARMRVIFRREEHNENKQVSFLTFKDLQLQIESRTITKGNEEIELTNKEFELLLMFMKNINRVLTRDILLDQVWGYGAIVETNIVDVYVRYLRNKLHSVDKEEYIQTVRGAGYIMK, encoded by the coding sequence TTGCAACACATTTTAATTATTGAGGATGAGGAAAGTTTAGCAGATTTTTTAGAATTAGAACTAAAATATGAAGGGTATCAAGTAGATATACAACTTGATGGGAGAAAAGGATTAAGCGCAGCACTTGAAAAGAATTACGATCTCATATTGCTGGATTTAATGCTGCCTGGATTAAATGGACTAGAGGTATGTCGTCGACTAAGAGCTACTAAAAATACACCTATTATTATGCTGACTGCTCGTGATAGTATTATGGACCGTGTGACAGGTTTAGATAGTGGAGCTGATGATTATCTTCCGAAACCATTTGCAATTGAAGAACTGTTAGCACGTATGAGAGTGATATTTAGACGAGAAGAACATAATGAAAACAAGCAGGTTTCATTTCTTACATTCAAAGATTTGCAACTTCAGATTGAATCTCGAACTATAACTAAAGGAAATGAAGAAATTGAACTTACAAATAAAGAATTCGAGTTATTGCTTATGTTTATGAAAAATATTAATCGCGTACTTACTCGTGATATTTTATTGGACCAAGTATGGGGATATGGTGCAATTGTTGAGACAAATATCGTTGATGTATATGTTCGTTATTTGCGAAACAAGTTACATAGTGTAGATAAGGAGGAGTATATCCAAACAGTCCGTGGTGCGGGATATATAATGAAATGA
- a CDS encoding penicillin-binding protein, giving the protein MQKLQTNKGARYMMIAFIVLFLIMILRIFYIQAVGVVHNVNVKDLADEQHNKKGVLEANRGTIYDQTGKVLVQDSTTYRVVVNLKGKDKVKNKDETAQQLADALEIDKEEVLKNFHEGRTQVEIGKIGRNLSREMKEKINNLKIPGVSFMSEKARVYPNEDFASYILGFARPDDKGNTEGKFGLEKSLDKYLRSTNGKIEYVGTRRGIPLTNDIGKVEPAKNGNNVYLTLDKQINSFLEEAMNKTQEHYDPSMLIGIIADPKTGKVLAMSSKPSYNPNVGDIEYFLNDPIANAYEPGSTMKVFTLAAAINEGVYNGKEYFQSGKYSVGSSDIKDHNGGFGWGSITFDEGFERSSNVAFSILEDQLLKPNKFKQYINKFGFNQKTGIDLPGESKNTLLLNTQIQQVTTSFGQGSTVTPIQLVQAATAIANDGKMMQPYIVDKVVNPTNKEVIMENQPKEIGNPIKKETADKVRSLMERVITSSKGTGTMYKVDGYPIGGKTGTAQIPNPENGRYMEGKENYIFSFLGMAPIDDPELIVYLAIKQPKLKGDEYGAQPLAEIFKPVIKNSLEYLKVKPYTEKQIADATKQSQLKVQNYVNQSMGTAEKSVEKEKLQPIILGEGKIIKQYPQSGEVMSEGDRIFLLGNNAQMPNVKGWSMRDVMYFSKLLKLDLKTSGTGYVTSQSIEKGQDLQEGDTLELELEPPLQPLTEANTN; this is encoded by the coding sequence ATGCAAAAACTTCAAACGAATAAAGGCGCTCGATATATGATGATTGCTTTTATTGTTTTGTTTCTTATTATGATTTTGCGTATATTCTATATCCAGGCAGTAGGAGTCGTGCATAATGTGAATGTAAAGGATCTTGCGGATGAACAACATAATAAAAAAGGTGTTTTAGAAGCGAATCGTGGCACTATCTATGATCAAACCGGAAAGGTGTTAGTACAAGATTCTACAACGTATCGAGTTGTTGTGAATTTAAAAGGAAAAGATAAAGTGAAAAATAAAGATGAAACCGCACAACAATTAGCTGATGCGCTTGAAATTGATAAAGAAGAAGTATTAAAAAACTTTCATGAAGGACGTACGCAAGTTGAAATTGGAAAAATCGGTCGGAACTTATCTAGGGAAATGAAAGAAAAAATTAATAATTTAAAAATACCAGGTGTATCTTTTATGTCGGAAAAAGCAAGAGTGTATCCAAATGAAGACTTTGCATCCTATATACTTGGTTTTGCTAGACCAGATGATAAAGGGAATACGGAAGGGAAATTTGGACTTGAAAAGAGCTTGGATAAATATTTGCGCTCTACAAACGGGAAAATAGAATATGTGGGTACACGAAGGGGGATTCCGCTTACGAATGATATAGGTAAAGTAGAACCTGCTAAAAATGGGAATAACGTATATTTAACGCTTGATAAACAAATTAATAGCTTTTTAGAAGAAGCGATGAACAAAACACAAGAGCATTATGATCCTTCTATGTTAATTGGAATTATTGCTGATCCAAAAACAGGAAAGGTTTTAGCGATGTCTAGTAAACCTAGTTACAATCCTAATGTAGGTGATATCGAATACTTTTTAAATGATCCAATTGCAAATGCATATGAACCAGGTTCAACAATGAAAGTTTTTACGTTAGCAGCTGCCATTAATGAAGGTGTATATAACGGAAAAGAATATTTTCAATCTGGAAAATATTCCGTTGGTTCATCTGATATAAAAGACCATAATGGTGGATTTGGATGGGGATCAATTACATTTGATGAAGGTTTTGAAAGGTCATCAAACGTAGCTTTTTCTATTTTAGAAGATCAGTTACTGAAACCAAATAAATTTAAGCAATATATAAATAAATTTGGATTCAATCAAAAAACAGGAATAGATTTACCTGGTGAAAGTAAAAATACTTTATTATTAAATACACAAATTCAACAAGTTACAACTTCTTTCGGTCAAGGTTCTACAGTTACTCCGATTCAATTAGTCCAAGCGGCTACTGCTATAGCAAATGACGGGAAAATGATGCAACCATATATCGTTGATAAAGTTGTAAATCCAACAAACAAAGAAGTTATTATGGAAAATCAACCGAAAGAAATTGGGAATCCGATAAAAAAAGAAACAGCGGACAAAGTTAGAAGCTTAATGGAGCGTGTCATAACATCTTCAAAAGGAACTGGTACAATGTATAAAGTGGATGGTTATCCAATTGGAGGTAAAACAGGAACAGCACAAATCCCGAATCCTGAAAACGGCCGATATATGGAAGGGAAAGAGAATTACATTTTCTCCTTTTTAGGAATGGCTCCAATTGATGATCCGGAGTTAATCGTATACTTAGCTATTAAGCAGCCAAAGTTAAAAGGAGATGAGTATGGAGCTCAGCCTCTTGCTGAAATATTTAAACCTGTTATAAAAAACAGCCTTGAATATTTAAAGGTGAAACCGTATACAGAAAAACAAATAGCTGATGCAACGAAGCAATCTCAATTAAAAGTACAAAATTATGTAAATCAATCGATGGGTACAGCAGAGAAAAGTGTAGAAAAAGAGAAGCTACAGCCAATAATTTTAGGAGAAGGAAAAATAATAAAACAATATCCACAGTCTGGCGAGGTCATGAGTGAAGGTGATCGTATATTTTTATTAGGGAATAACGCACAAATGCCAAATGTAAAAGGTTGGTCCATGCGTGATGTTATGTATTTCTCTAAGCTTTTAAAATTAGATTTGAAAACTTCTGGTACGGGTTATGTAACGAGCCAAAGTATTGAAAAAGGACAAGATTTACAAGAAGGAGATACACTAGAACTAGAATTAGAACCGCCGTTACAACCGTTAACAGAGGCGAATACGAATTAA
- a CDS encoding DUF3189 family protein translates to MIYIYTDFGGTHTTSLAAAYHLNKLPTDRKLTKEEILNVDYFNKLKTEDMGKIIFHGIDEHGHPVYTIGCGASKVVVPAMKHLGEILQKHYQSHEKIIFSNTSPTVPLPMTFGGLFSRRFHIDFIGVPLLVWGAKICCDNIQRLVSYTKEAGRLTNDYVVILDNETFK, encoded by the coding sequence ATGATATACATTTACACAGACTTCGGCGGTACTCATACAACTTCACTTGCTGCAGCGTATCATTTAAATAAATTACCAACGGATCGTAAGTTAACGAAAGAAGAAATTTTGAATGTAGATTACTTTAATAAATTGAAAACAGAAGATATGGGAAAAATTATTTTTCATGGAATCGATGAACATGGTCATCCTGTATATACGATTGGATGTGGCGCATCAAAAGTTGTTGTACCAGCGATGAAGCATTTAGGAGAAATCTTGCAAAAACATTATCAAAGCCATGAAAAGATTATATTTTCTAACACATCACCAACAGTGCCTTTACCAATGACTTTCGGTGGGCTGTTTTCTAGAAGGTTCCATATTGATTTTATTGGCGTACCGTTACTCGTATGGGGAGCAAAAATTTGCTGTGATAATATACAAAGGCTTGTTAGTTATACAAAAGAAGCTGGAAGATTAACGAATGATTATGTTGTAATTTTAGATAATGAAACTTTTAAATAG
- a CDS encoding serine/threonine protein kinase has translation MKDNSVEIQLNNVTFQLKEYHNFDWLIKLGTVFAVFDQQDSGNISFGIEKDGHKKFIKYAGAQTIAYEGTSGDAIERLKNSVTIYEELKHDSLIGLIDHLPVQSGYVLIFDWFDGECLHSHWRFPPPEKYKNPNSPFYKFRHLSAIERIHSLHSIFSFHTYVEKKNYVAIDFYDGSILYNFNTNETKICDIDLYSKKPYINKMGRLWGSSRFMSPEEFELNAIIDERTNVFNMGAMAFSLLGGEKDRSFIKWEASKELYEVAYRAVNNNRAERYASVTEFYEAWLKAANEEKI, from the coding sequence ATGAAAGATAATTCCGTGGAAATTCAGTTAAATAACGTAACATTCCAATTAAAAGAATATCATAATTTTGATTGGCTTATTAAATTAGGGACCGTATTTGCAGTTTTTGACCAACAAGATTCAGGTAATATAAGTTTTGGTATAGAAAAAGATGGTCATAAGAAATTTATTAAATACGCAGGAGCACAAACAATTGCATATGAAGGAACATCGGGTGATGCTATTGAAAGGCTAAAAAATTCAGTTACTATCTATGAAGAATTAAAGCATGACTCGCTCATAGGACTAATTGATCATTTGCCAGTTCAATCTGGATATGTATTAATTTTCGATTGGTTTGATGGTGAATGTCTTCATTCGCATTGGCGTTTCCCACCTCCTGAAAAATATAAAAATCCAAACTCTCCATTTTATAAATTTAGACATTTATCTGCTATAGAACGAATTCATTCCTTACATTCCATTTTTTCTTTCCATACTTATGTAGAAAAGAAAAACTATGTAGCGATAGATTTTTATGACGGTAGTATTTTATATAATTTCAATACAAACGAGACAAAAATTTGTGATATAGATTTATACAGTAAGAAACCTTACATAAATAAAATGGGTCGGCTTTGGGGTTCCTCCCGTTTTATGTCACCAGAGGAATTTGAACTAAACGCTATAATTGATGAAAGAACAAATGTATTTAATATGGGAGCAATGGCGTTCTCACTTTTAGGCGGTGAAAAAGATCGTTCCTTTATAAAATGGGAAGCAAGTAAGGAATTATATGAGGTAGCGTATCGTGCTGTAAATAACAATCGAGCAGAACGATATGCATCAGTTACAGAATTCTACGAAGCGTGGTTAAAAGCGGCTAATGAAGAAAAGATATAA
- a CDS encoding DegV family protein yields the protein MKRVAWITDSTTANFKTEGDNFVIPIEVIIDGMSYKDCEEGVRERVYNALNEGKTVTTSQPNIGEMVELFTKCKEEYEEGFAVAISGKVSGTYQNMKLAAEMAGFPLTVLDSETTSYPMDELIRKAKSLYNDGMTLQDIHKTLVDEKRRPFHVFPKSLKGLYASGRVKGIQFLLGSLLSVNLILEVKGGELLLEKKVRKIQKCREYIKNELEKELPKVLHMFHANDKDGAEEWIADIRQAFPEMDFKLYPLPISFAVHAGEGTIAISY from the coding sequence ATGAAGCGTGTTGCTTGGATTACTGATAGTACAACTGCGAATTTTAAAACAGAAGGAGATAACTTTGTTATCCCAATCGAAGTTATTATTGATGGAATGTCGTACAAAGATTGTGAAGAAGGTGTGCGTGAACGTGTTTATAATGCGTTAAACGAAGGTAAAACAGTCACTACTTCACAACCTAATATTGGGGAAATGGTAGAGTTATTTACGAAATGCAAAGAAGAATATGAAGAAGGATTTGCAGTTGCTATTAGCGGAAAAGTAAGTGGAACCTATCAAAATATGAAGCTAGCTGCAGAAATGGCAGGTTTTCCATTAACGGTATTAGATAGTGAAACAACAAGTTATCCAATGGATGAACTAATTAGAAAAGCGAAATCGTTATACAATGATGGTATGACTTTACAAGATATACACAAAACATTAGTAGATGAAAAAAGAAGACCTTTTCATGTATTCCCAAAAAGCTTAAAAGGTTTATATGCAAGTGGTCGTGTAAAGGGCATTCAATTTTTACTTGGAAGTTTATTAAGTGTTAACTTAATATTAGAAGTAAAAGGTGGAGAGCTTTTACTTGAAAAGAAAGTTCGTAAAATCCAAAAATGTCGAGAATATATTAAAAATGAACTTGAAAAAGAATTACCAAAAGTACTTCACATGTTCCATGCTAATGATAAAGATGGAGCCGAGGAATGGATTGCAGATATTAGACAAGCATTCCCTGAAATGGATTTCAAATTATATCCATTACCAATTTCATTTGCGGTTCATGCAGGTGAAGGAACAATAGCAATTAGTTATTAA